Proteins encoded together in one Alteribacter keqinensis window:
- a CDS encoding DMT family transporter yields the protein MVTQQRLWPVYLMLAFATSTWGSAFVAGRFATETFDPVTVSFLRFFFAALILIPMMMILEKDRPKPSKTDWLLLISLGLTGIAIYNIAFFTAAKYAPIVKSSLFIASNPVLIILLSGLFLKETITKRNVTGLVLALTGAVIIITNGQILATLRNGLEPIDLVLLFAVICWALYSVLGKVALKKFSALTSTTYAVTIGTLMLMPFAVYETSWSQVEAADWVVWSSIFHMSIIVTVISFLMYYQGIKIIGAAKASLFINLMPVSAVILAVIFLDEPLLLAHIIGAMFVFTGVTVGTRTKPLWIHQQKRKARKTAS from the coding sequence ATGGTGACACAACAACGACTATGGCCTGTCTATCTTATGCTTGCTTTTGCAACCAGTACGTGGGGAAGTGCGTTCGTTGCAGGACGCTTTGCCACAGAAACGTTTGATCCGGTAACGGTTTCGTTTCTGCGTTTCTTTTTTGCTGCTCTTATCCTGATTCCCATGATGATGATTCTGGAAAAAGACCGGCCGAAGCCGTCCAAAACAGACTGGCTTCTCCTCATATCCCTCGGACTTACGGGTATTGCGATCTATAATATTGCTTTCTTTACAGCTGCCAAATATGCGCCAATCGTAAAAAGCTCCTTGTTTATAGCATCCAATCCGGTACTGATCATTCTTTTATCAGGCTTGTTCTTAAAGGAAACCATTACGAAACGTAATGTAACCGGGCTTGTCCTTGCTTTAACAGGTGCAGTCATTATTATTACAAACGGGCAGATTCTTGCAACCTTGAGAAACGGTCTCGAGCCGATTGATCTCGTCCTGTTATTTGCTGTTATCTGCTGGGCGCTGTACAGTGTTCTTGGAAAGGTTGCGTTAAAGAAATTTTCAGCTCTGACTTCGACTACTTATGCGGTTACCATCGGGACACTGATGCTCATGCCATTTGCTGTCTATGAAACAAGCTGGTCCCAGGTAGAGGCGGCTGACTGGGTTGTCTGGTCTTCCATTTTTCATATGAGCATTATTGTGACTGTGATCAGCTTTCTCATGTATTATCAGGGAATAAAGATCATCGGCGCTGCTAAAGCTTCCCTGTTTATCAATCTGATGCCGGTATCGGCTGTCATTTTGGCCGTTATTTTCCTTGACGAGCCATTGCTTTTGGCACATATTATTGGAGCGATGTTTGTATTTACCGGAGTAACGGTGGGTACCAGAACGAAACCTTTATGGATTCACCAGCAAAAAAGAAAAGCAAGAAAGACAGCCTCATAG
- a CDS encoding glycoside hydrolase family 18 protein, with amino-acid sequence MQIHIVEEGDSLFSLAQMYNSSAAEIAEANELPEPDRLVAGQSVVIPITGSFYDVQEGDSLFEIADKFGISVDELARINQVSMNEPLNVGLRLYIPPLSKTTIETNAYVEPIGDQVSENLIESARNRAPFLTYLAPFSYELNRDGTLKPPLLDDFPAIADENSAALMMVVTNLEEGAFSDNLGAAILTSEEAQNTLLDEIIQEAQEVGYGDIHFDFEYLRPEDKERYNDFLRKAAERLRQEGLLISTALAPKTSADQEGKWYEAHDYGAHGEIVDFVVLMTYEWGYSGGPPMAVSPIGPVREVVEYALTEMPAEKIMLGQNLYGYDWTLPFTPGEDMAEAVSPNEAVRRAYEYNVPIEYDEESQAPTYTYTDEEGDEHEVWFEDARSIEQKFNLIDELGLRGISYWKLGLPFPQNWLILSDRYDVKKL; translated from the coding sequence GTGCAGATTCATATTGTAGAAGAAGGCGATTCACTATTCAGCCTTGCACAAATGTATAATAGTTCGGCCGCTGAAATTGCAGAGGCCAATGAACTTCCAGAGCCGGACCGGTTAGTCGCAGGACAAAGTGTTGTCATTCCGATCACCGGTTCTTTTTATGACGTACAGGAAGGGGACAGCTTGTTCGAGATCGCCGATAAGTTCGGGATAAGTGTCGATGAGCTTGCCCGGATCAACCAGGTTTCCATGAATGAACCGTTGAACGTGGGGTTAAGGCTCTACATTCCACCACTTTCAAAAACAACAATAGAAACGAATGCCTATGTAGAACCGATTGGGGATCAGGTATCAGAAAACCTCATTGAATCGGCTCGTAACAGAGCACCGTTTCTCACCTACCTTGCACCTTTCAGCTATGAATTGAACCGCGACGGTACGTTAAAGCCACCTCTTTTAGATGATTTCCCGGCAATAGCAGACGAGAACAGTGCCGCTTTAATGATGGTAGTCACAAACCTTGAAGAGGGAGCGTTCAGTGATAATTTAGGTGCGGCCATTCTTACGAGTGAGGAAGCCCAGAACACCTTGCTGGATGAAATTATCCAGGAAGCACAGGAAGTCGGCTACGGGGATATCCATTTTGACTTTGAATATTTAAGGCCTGAGGACAAAGAGCGGTACAATGATTTTCTCAGGAAAGCTGCGGAACGACTCAGACAGGAAGGGCTTCTGATTTCAACTGCTCTGGCTCCGAAAACGAGTGCTGACCAAGAAGGGAAATGGTACGAAGCACACGACTACGGCGCCCACGGGGAAATTGTGGACTTCGTTGTTCTAATGACATATGAATGGGGGTACAGCGGGGGCCCCCCTATGGCCGTTTCACCGATTGGCCCCGTGAGAGAAGTTGTTGAATATGCTCTCACAGAGATGCCGGCAGAAAAAATCATGCTCGGACAGAATTTATATGGATATGACTGGACACTGCCATTCACACCCGGAGAGGATATGGCGGAAGCAGTGAGCCCGAATGAAGCGGTGAGGAGGGCGTATGAATACAATGTTCCGATCGAGTATGATGAAGAATCCCAGGCTCCTACCTATACGTATACAGATGAGGAAGGGGATGAACACGAGGTTTGGTTTGAGGATGCCAGAAGCATAGAACAGAAGTTTAACCTGATTGATGAACTCGGGCTGAGAGGAATCAGCTACTGGAAACTTGGATTGCCTTTTCCCCAGAACTGGCTCATACTCAGCGACCGGTATGATGTGAAAAAATTATAA
- a CDS encoding TVP38/TMEM64 family protein produces the protein MLRKILVTLFYVGIAAFIYFIHEPLLQWIRQTDREFAVLTALVATLMSLFPVIPYPIVGGVIGAAYGPVLGGFIIWFGSSMASVIMFAIVRYGYQDWGMKVLHKYKYLGKLTVLFERNAFLTITLLRMIPVIPSIIINVYAALSRVRFLSYALASSLGKIPSMILFALIGHTIVTDPQEIVYMILIYGTFLAVVYGGYRYFQKRAEAKFQTEHEEN, from the coding sequence ATGTTGCGCAAAATTCTTGTTACGTTGTTTTATGTAGGCATAGCCGCTTTTATTTATTTCATTCATGAACCACTCCTTCAATGGATTCGTCAGACCGACCGGGAATTTGCCGTTTTAACCGCCCTTGTTGCCACACTCATGTCGCTTTTTCCTGTCATACCTTACCCGATTGTGGGTGGTGTCATCGGGGCTGCCTACGGGCCTGTTCTTGGAGGGTTTATTATCTGGTTCGGTTCAAGCATGGCTTCGGTGATTATGTTTGCCATTGTCCGCTACGGATACCAGGACTGGGGAATGAAGGTCCTCCATAAGTACAAATACCTTGGCAAATTAACGGTCCTTTTTGAGCGTAATGCCTTTTTGACGATTACGTTATTAAGAATGATCCCGGTCATTCCATCTATTATCATTAATGTATATGCAGCATTAAGCCGGGTCCGCTTTTTATCATACGCCCTGGCCTCCTCTCTGGGCAAAATACCATCCATGATTCTGTTTGCCCTGATCGGCCATACAATCGTCACAGACCCTCAGGAAATTGTGTATATGATCCTTATATACGGAACGTTTCTTGCTGTGGTGTACGGAGGGTACCGCTATTTCCAGAAGAGAGCCGAAGCAAAATTTCAAACGGAGCATGAAGAAAATTAA
- a CDS encoding VanZ family protein: MKKNDTQQKPEDSIKRKRKPRAAVTLLFLLYMASLFYVVFFAWNYGSSYGPVGADGRNLNVVPLLSIHNIYYYSTDIWVPVRILLGNIVMFIPFGYLFPLLYRRWRRSLLGILPVGFLALVLSVFIEVNQYFFTYRVANVDDVILNTIGGLIGASLYWLAVKLHVLYVKTAR; this comes from the coding sequence ATGAAAAAGAATGATACACAGCAAAAACCTGAGGATAGTATTAAAAGAAAAAGAAAACCGAGAGCGGCTGTGACGTTATTGTTTCTCCTATACATGGCCAGTCTTTTTTATGTCGTATTCTTTGCCTGGAATTACGGCTCATCATACGGACCTGTCGGAGCAGACGGCCGGAACTTAAATGTAGTCCCATTATTGAGTATTCATAATATCTACTACTACAGCACAGATATATGGGTGCCTGTCAGAATTCTTCTTGGCAACATAGTTATGTTTATTCCTTTTGGATATTTATTCCCTCTCCTTTACAGAAGGTGGAGAAGATCTCTTCTCGGCATTCTGCCTGTAGGGTTTCTAGCGCTCGTCCTTTCCGTTTTTATCGAAGTGAACCAGTACTTCTTTACGTACCGGGTCGCAAATGTGGATGATGTTATTTTAAATACGATTGGCGGGCTCATTGGCGCTTCGTTATACTGGCTCGCTGTAAAACTTCATGTTCTTTACGTAAAAACAGCAAGGTGA
- a CDS encoding acid-soluble spore protein N — translation MSHKFDQYRPNHLGTQPRKSDSNKGKQMNNKSSEQPDYAPSKGK, via the coding sequence ATGAGCCATAAGTTTGACCAGTACAGACCAAACCACCTGGGCACACAGCCGAGGAAAAGTGATTCCAATAAAGGAAAACAAATGAACAATAAAAGCAGTGAACAGCCTGATTATGCTCCGTCTAAGGGGAAATAA
- a CDS encoding FbpB family small basic protein, which produces MKKTKKRRFEDLINENKQQLMNDPKEMERIELRLDKRHQDRLDNAL; this is translated from the coding sequence ATGAAAAAAACGAAGAAAAGACGATTTGAAGACCTGATCAACGAAAATAAGCAGCAGTTAATGAACGATCCAAAAGAAATGGAAAGAATTGAGCTTCGTCTTGATAAGCGTCATCAGGACCGCCTCGACAATGCTCTGTAA
- a CDS encoding DUF421 domain-containing protein: MFEFWQGASDLPVYHFLIRAIIVYIYIFILLKILGQRSIGTFDPLDFIFGIIIGDIVGEPLAAGDVPLPGPLAAAAFIAGIHLFLSWIALKLPRFRRVIEDEPLVLVKNGQIIHKELNRMKITVESLMMDLRLQNAIDLTEVDYAVLEPNGKISVIKKTMYDTASPADIGKAPESKGYPTVLISDGRVIDANLKKVKSRSWLQEQLIKHGLKEPKECFLLTLDEAENVYVSKRLSKEEQNHILGNSQ; encoded by the coding sequence GTGTTTGAATTTTGGCAAGGCGCAAGCGATCTTCCGGTTTATCATTTTTTAATTCGTGCCATAATCGTTTACATATATATCTTTATTCTGCTTAAAATTCTCGGGCAGCGCTCGATCGGTACGTTTGATCCTCTTGATTTTATTTTCGGCATTATCATTGGAGATATCGTAGGAGAACCCCTGGCAGCAGGAGACGTTCCTTTACCCGGACCGTTGGCAGCCGCTGCATTCATTGCGGGAATCCATCTATTTTTATCCTGGATTGCATTAAAGCTTCCAAGATTTAGACGGGTGATTGAGGATGAACCGCTTGTTCTTGTTAAAAATGGCCAAATCATTCATAAAGAATTAAACAGAATGAAAATTACTGTTGAATCCTTAATGATGGATCTGCGTCTCCAAAATGCAATTGATTTAACAGAAGTGGATTATGCTGTTCTTGAGCCCAACGGTAAGATCAGTGTGATCAAAAAAACCATGTATGACACAGCATCTCCTGCGGACATAGGTAAAGCACCAGAATCCAAGGGATACCCAACCGTTCTCATTTCAGACGGCCGGGTAATCGATGCGAACCTGAAAAAAGTAAAATCACGCTCCTGGCTTCAGGAGCAGCTCATTAAGCACGGCTTAAAAGAACCGAAAGAATGTTTTTTACTGACCCTTGATGAAGCGGAAAATGTCTATGTGAGCAAGCGATTATCCAAGGAGGAACAAAACCATATCCTGGGGAACTCACAATAA
- the acnA gene encoding aconitate hydratase AcnA: MSKDQTLYNSKKSFEVNGKTYHYYDLKAIESAGVGTVSNLPYSVKVLLESVLRQHDGRVITEEHVQNLAKWGTDEQKAVDVPFKPSRVILQDFTGVPAVVDLASLRKAMADMGGDPNEINPAIPVDLVVDHSVQVDDFGGADSLLKNMELEFQRNEERYKFLSWAQNSLDNYRAVPPATGIVHQVNLEYLANVVQENENDNGERVAYPDTLVGTDSHTTMINGIGVLGWGVGGIEAEAGMLQQPSYFPVPEVIGVKFTGALPEGATATDLALKVTQVLREKKVVGKFVEFFGPGLAEMPLADRATISNMAPEYGATCGFFPVDEEALNYMRFTGRSEEQVNLVEAYCKANDLFYEPGKDDPEFTDVVEIDLSTIEPNLSGPKRPQDLIPLSQMKQEWNKSLTAPVGNQGFGLDPDEINKSVDVDHPNGKTSSLKTGAVTIAAITSCTNTSNPHVMIGSGLVAKKAVEAGLKVPEYVKTSLAPGSKVVTGYLEDAGLMPYLDKLGFNLVGYGCTTCIGNSGPLPEEIEKAIADNDLTVSSVLSGNRNFEGRIHPLVKANYLASPPLVVAYALAGTVNIDLHTEAIGQDKEGKDVYFKDIWPSHEEIKKYMDDAVAPELFKREYEKVFDNNERWNKLQTSEGELYKWDDESTYIQNPPFFEDMSEEPEDVKELNSLRAVAKLGDSVTTDHISPAGSIAKDSPAGKYLMEKGLTPAQFNSYGSRRGNHEVMMRGTFANIRIKNQLAPGTEGGYTTYWPTGEVMAIYDACMKYKEQDTGLVVLAGNDYGMGSSRDWAAKGTNLLGIKTVIAQSFERIHRSNLVLMGVLPLQFKEGDSAESLGLTGEEHFDVKVTNDIQPRDMVTVTAKHPETGKETSFEVLARFDSEVEIDYYRHGGILPMVLRRALKETKKAKS; encoded by the coding sequence ATGTCGAAAGATCAAACATTATACAACTCAAAAAAGTCTTTTGAAGTTAATGGAAAAACGTATCACTACTATGATTTAAAAGCAATTGAAAGTGCGGGAGTTGGAACCGTTTCCAACCTTCCTTATTCTGTAAAGGTACTTCTGGAAAGCGTCCTTCGCCAGCACGATGGCAGAGTTATTACAGAAGAGCATGTGCAGAACCTGGCTAAATGGGGTACAGATGAGCAGAAAGCGGTGGATGTACCATTTAAGCCTTCCCGTGTTATCCTTCAGGACTTCACCGGGGTACCAGCTGTGGTAGACCTTGCCTCTTTGCGTAAAGCAATGGCAGATATGGGTGGAGATCCGAACGAAATCAACCCGGCAATTCCTGTTGACCTGGTTGTCGATCACTCCGTGCAGGTAGATGATTTCGGCGGTGCCGATTCACTCCTTAAAAACATGGAGCTTGAGTTCCAGCGTAACGAAGAGCGTTACAAGTTCCTGAGCTGGGCTCAGAATTCTCTTGATAATTACAGAGCAGTACCACCTGCAACCGGTATCGTTCACCAGGTAAACCTGGAGTACCTTGCCAATGTTGTTCAGGAAAATGAAAACGATAACGGAGAGCGCGTAGCTTATCCGGATACACTTGTGGGAACAGACTCCCATACAACAATGATTAACGGAATCGGAGTACTTGGATGGGGTGTCGGAGGTATCGAAGCAGAAGCCGGTATGCTGCAGCAGCCTTCCTACTTCCCGGTGCCTGAAGTTATCGGTGTTAAATTCACAGGAGCCCTGCCTGAAGGCGCAACCGCAACTGACCTTGCGCTGAAAGTAACACAGGTTCTTCGTGAAAAGAAAGTAGTCGGCAAGTTTGTGGAGTTCTTCGGACCAGGTCTTGCTGAGATGCCTCTTGCTGACCGTGCGACGATATCCAATATGGCACCTGAATACGGTGCGACATGCGGTTTCTTCCCGGTTGACGAAGAAGCATTAAACTACATGCGCTTTACCGGCCGTTCAGAAGAGCAGGTAAACCTGGTAGAAGCATACTGCAAAGCCAATGATCTGTTCTATGAGCCTGGTAAAGACGATCCGGAATTTACGGATGTTGTTGAAATAGATCTTTCTACAATTGAACCGAATCTTTCCGGACCTAAGCGTCCGCAGGATCTTATTCCTCTTTCCCAGATGAAGCAGGAGTGGAACAAGTCACTTACAGCTCCGGTTGGTAATCAGGGGTTCGGACTCGATCCGGATGAAATTAATAAATCTGTTGATGTTGATCACCCGAATGGAAAGACATCCAGCCTGAAAACAGGTGCTGTTACAATTGCTGCGATTACAAGCTGTACGAACACATCAAACCCGCACGTTATGATTGGTTCCGGACTTGTGGCGAAAAAAGCAGTAGAGGCAGGCCTGAAAGTACCTGAATATGTAAAAACCAGTCTGGCACCTGGATCCAAGGTTGTTACTGGCTACCTGGAAGATGCAGGTCTTATGCCTTACTTGGATAAACTCGGCTTCAACCTTGTTGGTTACGGCTGTACTACATGTATCGGTAACAGTGGACCGCTTCCTGAAGAAATCGAAAAAGCAATCGCAGATAATGATCTGACCGTTTCTTCTGTTCTAAGTGGTAACCGTAACTTTGAAGGTCGAATTCACCCCCTTGTTAAAGCCAACTACCTTGCATCACCGCCATTGGTTGTGGCATATGCTCTTGCGGGAACAGTTAATATCGACCTTCATACAGAGGCAATCGGCCAGGATAAAGAAGGTAAGGACGTATACTTCAAAGATATCTGGCCAAGCCATGAAGAAATCAAGAAGTATATGGATGATGCTGTTGCTCCTGAGTTATTTAAGCGTGAGTATGAAAAAGTGTTCGATAACAACGAACGCTGGAATAAACTTCAGACTTCAGAAGGAGAACTTTACAAGTGGGATGATGAGTCTACTTACATTCAAAACCCTCCTTTCTTCGAGGACATGAGCGAAGAGCCTGAAGATGTAAAAGAGCTTAACAGCCTTCGTGCAGTGGCTAAGCTTGGAGACAGTGTTACAACAGACCACATTTCTCCGGCGGGATCAATTGCAAAAGACAGCCCTGCAGGTAAATACCTTATGGAAAAAGGATTAACTCCTGCGCAGTTTAATTCCTACGGTTCCCGTCGTGGTAACCACGAAGTAATGATGCGCGGTACGTTTGCAAACATCCGCATTAAAAACCAGCTTGCACCAGGTACAGAGGGCGGATATACAACATACTGGCCTACCGGTGAAGTAATGGCGATTTATGATGCGTGTATGAAATACAAAGAACAGGATACAGGTCTTGTAGTCCTTGCCGGTAATGACTACGGTATGGGAAGTTCCCGTGACTGGGCTGCCAAAGGTACAAACCTTCTTGGCATCAAGACAGTTATCGCTCAGAGCTTTGAGCGTATTCACCGCAGCAACCTTGTACTGATGGGCGTTCTTCCGCTTCAGTTTAAAGAAGGGGACAGCGCTGAATCACTTGGACTTACAGGTGAAGAGCATTTCGATGTGAAAGTAACTAACGATATTCAGCCGCGTGACATGGTAACAGTCACTGCAAAACACCCTGAAACCGGTAAAGAAACATCATTTGAGGTTCTTGCCCGTTTCGACAGTGAAGTTGAAATTGACTACTACCGTCATGGCGGAATCCTGCCGATGGTACTGCGTCGTGCCTTGAAAGAAACGAAAAAAGCAAAATCCTAA
- the sspO gene encoding small acid-soluble spore protein O — protein MSKDKANHVRPGMNDSKAQGKGAGYNERWNDEPMSAEERMFNKKTKKRQ, from the coding sequence ATGTCAAAGGATAAAGCCAACCACGTTCGTCCCGGTATGAATGATTCAAAAGCACAGGGAAAAGGCGCCGGCTACAACGAACGCTGGAATGATGAGCCCATGAGTGCCGAAGAAAGAATGTTTAATAAGAAGACAAAAAAACGTCAGTAA
- a CDS encoding DUF1216 domain-containing protein, with translation MPYHKNKQQAFQAAQQAFVQLQGAMNDLAPDDADYGHHHKAAEQELNEAMQVIQKAHVNASEHQKQQLRIYEEEVRKYQQQLMEE, from the coding sequence ATGCCATACCATAAAAACAAGCAGCAGGCATTCCAGGCTGCCCAGCAGGCTTTCGTACAACTGCAGGGTGCAATGAACGATCTTGCACCGGATGATGCAGATTACGGTCATCATCATAAAGCAGCCGAACAGGAATTAAATGAAGCCATGCAGGTGATCCAGAAAGCCCATGTAAATGCATCGGAACACCAGAAACAACAGTTAAGAATTTATGAAGAGGAAGTAAGAAAGTACCAGCAGCAGTTAATGGAAGAATAA
- a CDS encoding small acid-soluble spore protein P, whose protein sequence is MENNTFKSQRRNQPKNNRSNQPQPQSGSHKTKKANHVGQTDGES, encoded by the coding sequence GTGGAAAACAACACGTTCAAAAGCCAGCGCAGAAACCAGCCTAAAAACAACCGATCCAACCAGCCGCAGCCTCAGAGTGGTTCCCATAAAACGAAAAAAGCGAACCATGTGGGCCAGACAGACGGTGAAAGTTAA